A single Desulfonatronum sp. SC1 DNA region contains:
- the tmcD gene encoding electron transfer complex subunit TmcD, translated as MQDAASSWDWQPGERVILDSTTCGVAHQWQEEPYVAPDGESLAAVVRLEDDTFSMCVNGKTWESGFEKLWKPGFSPDGRLVAIAQQDGEWTLAVDGEPWEEFYAYLWHPCFSADGSVIAAAIQNDGQYGMSLDGSPWPNLFDNANEYAVSANGQSTAAVVQTEAMAAADLAAFRRGVYTVAVNGEAWKKTFMNAWTPTFDPQGRKVAAQVRLNLYEYSIAVDDAVWGQTYNCVWEPRFNPATGAVVAPVRVAGAWGMAQDGKTIWDPVFFQCWHQQFSADGKTLAAIVAPTFGAFTVAMNAKPWSATFPVLTDLTLSGDGKRAAVLANDSNVDWRVVVDGNPWSGTYDMAWKPVFSADGTHVAAKVERSGRHAVLVDGKAYKRDFDRVWDPVFSPDGSKVLIRAVDKGAFVRIVATLSDFSSRG; from the coding sequence ATGCAAGATGCTGCATCGTCCTGGGATTGGCAGCCGGGTGAGCGTGTCATTCTGGATTCGACCACCTGTGGGGTTGCGCACCAGTGGCAGGAGGAGCCCTACGTCGCTCCGGACGGCGAGAGTCTCGCCGCCGTCGTCCGCCTGGAAGACGACACGTTTTCCATGTGCGTGAACGGAAAAACCTGGGAATCTGGTTTCGAAAAATTGTGGAAGCCCGGTTTCTCCCCTGACGGACGCCTCGTGGCCATCGCCCAGCAGGACGGCGAATGGACCCTGGCCGTGGATGGAGAACCCTGGGAGGAATTCTACGCCTATCTCTGGCACCCCTGTTTTTCAGCGGACGGCTCGGTCATTGCCGCCGCCATCCAGAACGACGGCCAATACGGTATGAGCTTAGACGGCTCACCCTGGCCGAACCTGTTCGACAACGCCAACGAATACGCCGTCAGCGCCAACGGGCAAAGCACGGCCGCGGTTGTCCAGACCGAGGCCATGGCCGCCGCGGACCTGGCCGCCTTCCGCCGCGGGGTCTACACCGTGGCCGTGAACGGGGAGGCCTGGAAAAAGACCTTCATGAACGCCTGGACCCCAACCTTCGATCCCCAGGGCCGAAAAGTGGCCGCCCAGGTTCGCCTGAACCTTTATGAATACTCCATTGCCGTGGACGACGCGGTTTGGGGTCAAACCTACAATTGCGTCTGGGAACCACGCTTCAACCCGGCCACCGGCGCGGTGGTCGCTCCGGTGCGCGTGGCCGGGGCCTGGGGCATGGCCCAGGACGGCAAGACCATCTGGGATCCAGTCTTTTTCCAGTGCTGGCACCAGCAGTTCAGTGCCGACGGCAAGACCCTGGCCGCCATCGTGGCCCCCACCTTCGGCGCGTTTACTGTGGCCATGAACGCCAAGCCCTGGTCCGCAACGTTTCCGGTACTCACGGACCTGACCCTGTCCGGCGACGGGAAACGTGCCGCGGTTCTGGCCAACGACAGCAATGTCGACTGGCGGGTGGTCGTGGACGGCAACCCCTGGAGCGGAACCTACGACATGGCCTGGAAGCCGGTCTTCAGCGCCGACGGAACCCATGTCGCCGCCAAGGTGGAACGGTCGGGTCGGCATGCCGTGCTCGTGGACGGCAAGGCCTACAAACGGGATTTCGACCGAGTCTGGGATCCCGTCTTCAGCCCCGACGGCTCCAAGGTGCTCATCCGGGCCGTGGACAAGGGCGCGTTCGTGCGCATCGTCGCCACACTTTCGGACTTCTCGTCAAGGGGGTAG
- the tmcB gene encoding electron transfer complex ferredoxin TmcB: MGIQDRLIEDVGLREGVSRLTEDKIQKTVNAVIQGETGARLKAYAEICLRCGMCTEACHFYLSHDQDPSYAPAAKVKQTIGTLLANNGRVTPGQIYNMAQIAYSECNLCRRCVHFCPVGIDTAYMMITMRRICHKLGVTPQYIQDTAHSHSATFNQMWVKDDEWPDTLQWQEEEAREEFPDLRIPLDKEGADVYYSVIAPEPKFRTQLIYQAAAILHTAKIDWTMPSEPGWDNSDMCMFTGDFEMMGRLKRKHFESAQKLKVKRIVMGECGHAFRSIYDVGNRWAGWKHYPVPVIHSIEFFWELLTQGKIKLTSKYPGPVTIHDPCNVVRGRGLGDKLREVARILVDGEIIETEAHGDHNICCTAGGGVINCGPPFKNSRVAGSKAKADQLRVTGAKTIIAPCHNCHGGLDDTVHKYELGMDIKFLGDIIYQCMERPEA, encoded by the coding sequence ATGGGCATTCAAGACAGACTGATCGAGGACGTGGGGCTCCGTGAAGGGGTTTCGCGTCTGACCGAAGACAAAATACAGAAGACCGTCAACGCGGTGATTCAGGGCGAGACCGGGGCGCGGCTCAAGGCCTATGCCGAGATCTGCCTGCGTTGCGGGATGTGCACCGAGGCCTGCCACTTCTACCTCTCCCACGACCAGGACCCCTCCTACGCCCCGGCGGCCAAGGTCAAACAGACCATCGGCACGCTGCTGGCCAATAACGGGAGGGTCACCCCGGGCCAAATCTACAACATGGCCCAGATCGCCTACTCGGAATGCAACCTCTGCCGACGCTGCGTTCATTTTTGCCCCGTGGGCATCGACACGGCCTACATGATGATCACCATGCGCCGGATCTGTCACAAGCTGGGAGTCACGCCGCAGTATATTCAGGACACGGCCCACAGCCATTCCGCCACCTTCAACCAGATGTGGGTCAAGGATGACGAGTGGCCGGACACGCTGCAATGGCAGGAGGAAGAGGCCCGAGAGGAATTTCCGGATTTACGGATACCCTTGGACAAGGAAGGCGCGGATGTTTACTACTCGGTCATAGCCCCGGAACCGAAATTTCGGACCCAACTGATCTACCAAGCCGCGGCCATTCTGCACACGGCCAAGATAGACTGGACCATGCCTTCGGAGCCGGGTTGGGACAACTCGGACATGTGCATGTTCACCGGCGACTTCGAAATGATGGGCCGTTTGAAGCGCAAGCACTTCGAATCCGCCCAGAAACTCAAGGTCAAGCGGATCGTCATGGGCGAGTGCGGCCACGCCTTTCGCTCGATCTACGACGTGGGCAACCGCTGGGCCGGCTGGAAGCACTACCCCGTCCCGGTGATCCATTCCATTGAATTCTTCTGGGAACTGCTGACCCAGGGCAAGATCAAGCTGACTTCCAAATACCCGGGGCCGGTCACCATCCACGATCCTTGCAACGTGGTTCGTGGGCGAGGTCTGGGCGACAAACTGCGCGAAGTTGCCCGCATCCTGGTGGACGGGGAGATCATTGAAACAGAGGCCCATGGCGATCACAACATCTGCTGCACCGCCGGCGGCGGCGTGATCAACTGCGGCCCTCCCTTCAAAAATTCCCGGGTGGCCGGCAGCAAGGCCAAAGCGGATCAGCTCCGGGTCACCGGGGCCAAGACCATCATCGCCCCTTGCCACAACTGCCACGGTGGTCTGGACGACACGGTGCACAAGTACGAGTTGGGCATGGACATCAAGTTCCTGGGGGACATCATCTATCAGTGCATGGAACGCCCAGAGGCCTAA
- the tmcC gene encoding TmcC family electron transfer complex membrane anchor subunit, whose protein sequence is MYGIYNFVTGPLVWASFAIFIFGSIYRLVSMYALAKKKDAVSLAYMDWKFSFRSIFNWLIPFNALGWKKNPVLTVVTYVFHICLLATPILLSAHIILIEESWGVSWWTLSDSTADVMTILVIVACAFFAGRRLYQKDVRFLTTGQDWFILAIAALPFITGFLAYHQLFNYQVLIIAHVLAGNIMIAAIPFTRLSHMFFAVFTRAYMGSEFGKIRRARDW, encoded by the coding sequence ATGTACGGCATATACAATTTCGTCACCGGACCCCTGGTTTGGGCGTCCTTCGCCATCTTCATCTTCGGGTCCATCTATCGCCTGGTTTCCATGTATGCCCTGGCTAAGAAGAAGGACGCCGTATCCCTGGCCTACATGGACTGGAAATTCTCTTTTCGATCCATCTTCAACTGGCTGATTCCCTTCAACGCCTTGGGCTGGAAGAAGAACCCGGTCCTGACCGTGGTCACGTACGTGTTCCACATCTGCCTGCTGGCCACGCCCATCCTGCTCTCGGCCCACATCATCCTGATCGAGGAATCCTGGGGCGTCAGCTGGTGGACCCTTTCCGATTCCACCGCGGACGTCATGACCATCCTGGTCATCGTTGCCTGCGCGTTTTTCGCCGGACGCCGCCTGTACCAGAAGGACGTCCGCTTTCTGACCACCGGCCAGGACTGGTTTATTCTGGCCATCGCGGCCCTGCCCTTCATTACCGGCTTTCTGGCCTATCACCAGCTCTTCAACTACCAGGTGCTGATCATCGCCCACGTGCTGGCCGGCAACATCATGATCGCCGCGATCCCGTTCACCCGCCTCAGCCACATGTTTTTCGCGGTGTTCACCCGCGCCTACATGGGCTCGGAGTTCGGCAAAATCCGTAGAGCCAGAGACTGGTAG
- a CDS encoding response regulator produces MSEPPLSSVPPSEPLSALIVDDEQDIREMMDILLQELGFATFLAADGFKAIELFQSNRPHIVLTDIKMPGKDGIAVLKEIKSTAPETEVIMISGHGDMHLAIQSLKHDAADFITKPIDEELLEIALGKVSERIRLRRQVREHTENLEALVSEKSAALVEMERKLAAKQIMEGMGQAMAILATDPASGDYFPEMPFYVAIHDAGCNVVTVNQAYRERFGDRIGQASCGTYERCGEPDWKSPVRESADLQASIHRHESMIAADQTRLPVITHVSPVIGTRGELELLLEIAVDVSEMRRLQEELSRTQRKFEHFFNTVPCAITVQDRELRVVEANATFHRDFGDPGGRTCHELYKHRDAPCDDCPVLASFADNAPHQYETVVTTRGGEQRNILVWTAPLADGDGKVNHVLEVSTDITQIRQLQDHLASLGIMLGSMSHGVKGLLMAIDGGAYRVDKGLEKGDLQRIAAGWKTVRHRLDHMRRTVMDILYYSKSREPNLAPHPLHGVAEHLAETVSAKASKSGIIFQTDFSQADGQILIDDVAFYSAMANILENAVDACLFNRDVAEHRIDFLVAQADGHAVFTIRDNGIGMDRETMDNMFTLFFSSKGALGTGIGMFVSHEIITGHGGTITVDSATGKGTTFRITLSLAEPSVSEDEPTSDHAPFLS; encoded by the coding sequence GTGAGTGAACCGCCTCTTTCATCCGTCCCGCCCTCCGAGCCTCTGTCCGCCTTGATCGTGGACGACGAGCAGGACATCCGCGAAATGATGGATATCCTGCTCCAGGAACTCGGCTTCGCCACCTTCCTTGCCGCCGACGGCTTCAAGGCCATCGAGCTTTTTCAGAGCAACCGGCCCCACATCGTACTCACGGACATCAAAATGCCGGGCAAGGACGGCATCGCCGTGCTCAAGGAAATCAAGTCCACGGCCCCGGAAACCGAAGTGATCATGATCTCCGGTCACGGGGACATGCACTTGGCCATTCAAAGCCTCAAGCACGACGCCGCGGATTTCATCACCAAGCCCATTGACGAGGAACTGCTGGAAATCGCCCTGGGGAAAGTTTCGGAACGAATTCGCCTGCGCCGTCAGGTGCGCGAGCACACGGAAAACCTGGAAGCCTTGGTCAGTGAAAAATCAGCGGCCCTGGTGGAAATGGAGCGCAAGCTGGCCGCGAAGCAGATCATGGAAGGTATGGGCCAAGCCATGGCCATCCTGGCCACCGACCCGGCCTCCGGCGACTATTTTCCCGAGATGCCCTTCTATGTCGCCATTCATGACGCCGGATGCAATGTCGTCACCGTCAACCAAGCCTACCGGGAACGCTTCGGCGATCGTATCGGGCAGGCCAGTTGCGGCACCTATGAGCGATGCGGAGAGCCGGACTGGAAAAGCCCGGTGCGCGAATCCGCCGACCTCCAAGCCAGCATACACCGTCACGAAAGCATGATCGCCGCGGACCAGACCAGGCTGCCCGTGATCACGCACGTTTCACCGGTCATCGGCACCAGAGGCGAGTTGGAGCTGCTTCTGGAAATCGCCGTAGATGTTTCGGAGATGCGCCGCCTCCAGGAAGAGCTGTCCCGCACCCAACGAAAATTCGAGCACTTCTTCAACACGGTACCCTGCGCCATCACCGTGCAGGACCGCGAGCTGCGCGTCGTGGAAGCCAACGCCACCTTTCATCGGGACTTCGGCGACCCTGGAGGCCGGACCTGCCACGAACTCTACAAGCACCGCGATGCTCCCTGCGACGACTGCCCGGTCCTGGCCAGTTTCGCCGACAACGCTCCGCACCAGTACGAAACCGTGGTCACCACCCGCGGCGGCGAGCAGCGTAATATCCTGGTCTGGACCGCGCCCCTGGCCGACGGCGACGGCAAGGTGAACCACGTTCTGGAAGTGTCCACGGACATCACCCAGATTCGCCAATTACAGGACCACCTCGCTTCCCTGGGCATCATGCTCGGCTCCATGTCCCACGGTGTCAAAGGTTTGCTCATGGCCATCGACGGCGGGGCTTATCGGGTGGACAAGGGTCTGGAAAAGGGCGACTTGCAACGAATTGCCGCGGGCTGGAAAACCGTTCGGCACAGGCTGGACCACATGCGCCGGACCGTGATGGACATTTTGTATTACTCCAAGTCCCGCGAACCCAACCTCGCCCCGCACCCCCTGCACGGCGTGGCCGAACATTTGGCCGAAACCGTTTCCGCCAAAGCGAGCAAGTCCGGAATTATCTTCCAGACGGACTTTTCCCAGGCGGACGGCCAAATTCTGATCGATGACGTCGCCTTCTACTCAGCCATGGCCAATATTCTGGAAAACGCCGTGGACGCCTGCCTGTTCAACCGTGACGTCGCGGAACATCGAATTGATTTTCTCGTCGCCCAAGCCGACGGACACGCCGTATTCACCATCCGGGACAACGGCATCGGCATGGACAGGGAGACCATGGACAACATGTTCACCCTGTTCTTCTCCTCCAAAGGCGCCCTGGGAACCGGGATCGGCATGTTCGTCTCCCATGAGATCATCACCGGACACGGAGGAACCATCACCGTGGACTCCGCGACCGGAAAGGGAACCACGTTCCGGATCACGCTTTCCCTGGCTGAACCCTCGGTTTCCGAGGACGAGCCAACCAGCGACCATGCCCCATTCCTCTCCTGA
- a CDS encoding two-component system response regulator produces MPKKVLIVDDDPEILDYLSELLQDNGYETVTAHNGVDGLEKVHAEQPALITLDMDMPEKGGTNFYAGLRKDQTIRDIPVIVVSGVGPRPPVLTKDVPTISKPIDNAKLLQLVSEMIQ; encoded by the coding sequence GTGCCCAAGAAAGTTCTGATTGTCGACGACGACCCGGAAATTCTGGACTACCTGAGTGAACTGCTTCAGGACAATGGATACGAGACTGTAACCGCGCACAACGGCGTGGACGGCCTGGAAAAAGTCCACGCCGAACAGCCGGCCTTGATCACCCTGGACATGGACATGCCCGAAAAGGGCGGAACCAATTTTTACGCCGGTCTGCGCAAGGACCAGACTATCCGGGATATCCCGGTCATCGTCGTCAGCGGCGTGGGTCCGCGACCTCCGGTGCTGACCAAAGACGTCCCGACCATCTCCAAGCCCATCGATAACGCCAAGCTGCTCCAGCTTGTCTCTGAGATGATCCAATAA
- a CDS encoding Rrf2 family transcriptional regulator: MKLSARSRYATRILLDLAEHTENRPLCASAISESTDISVPFIEQILRPLKKAGYIKSVRGAYGGHIFLKDPSCITLGDIVRTMEGEINISQCFSAPESCERSGDCRTRFAWGHISRTIERELDAITLADLMFNPEQIAVKSATPPTPRIHCPEDAQPN, encoded by the coding sequence ATGAAACTGTCCGCCCGCTCACGCTATGCCACCCGCATCCTGCTCGACTTGGCCGAACACACCGAGAACAGGCCGCTGTGCGCATCCGCGATCTCCGAAAGCACGGACATTTCGGTCCCATTCATCGAACAAATCCTCCGCCCCCTGAAAAAGGCCGGCTATATCAAAAGCGTCCGTGGAGCCTATGGCGGCCATATCTTTCTCAAAGACCCTTCCTGCATCACCCTCGGCGACATCGTGCGCACCATGGAAGGCGAAATCAACATCAGCCAGTGCTTCTCGGCCCCGGAGTCCTGCGAACGTAGCGGCGACTGCCGCACCCGGTTCGCCTGGGGCCATATCTCGCGGACGATCGAGCGCGAACTGGACGCCATCACCCTGGCGGACCTGATGTTCAACCCGGAACAAATCGCCGTGAAGTCCGCGACTCCTCCAACACCCCGCATCCACTGCCCAGAAGACGCTCAACCGAACTAA
- a CDS encoding Rrf2 family transcriptional regulator, which translates to MQLSSRTRHGARLLMNLAHFSQKGPLRAAHLSNNIGISIKYLEKIIKPLRQAGLIKGLRGPGGGYFLCRAPEDITLGEIVLALDGGPQLSCCAAPDACLPSDFCGSPALWADLTSTLQGKLNSITLGGMMRQDSIFKVTPSARKPKADVHRRDTAQAA; encoded by the coding sequence ATGCAACTCTCCTCGCGAACACGCCATGGCGCCCGCCTGCTGATGAATCTGGCTCATTTTTCCCAAAAAGGCCCTCTCCGAGCGGCCCACCTCTCCAACAATATCGGAATCTCCATCAAGTATCTTGAAAAGATCATCAAACCGCTGCGCCAAGCCGGTTTGATCAAGGGGTTGCGAGGCCCGGGCGGCGGATATTTTCTCTGTCGCGCCCCCGAGGACATTACGCTCGGTGAAATCGTCCTGGCCTTGGACGGCGGACCGCAGTTGTCCTGCTGTGCCGCCCCGGACGCCTGCTTGCCATCGGACTTCTGCGGTTCCCCGGCCCTTTGGGCCGACCTTACCAGCACGCTCCAAGGCAAACTGAACTCCATCACTCTGGGCGGGATGATGCGCCAGGATTCCATTTTCAAGGTCACGCCGTCGGCACGGAAACCCAAGGCGGACGTACACCGTCGCGACACGGCCCAAGCGGCCTGA
- a CDS encoding nitrate reductase, translated as MIYVVYNFAAGPMVWLAFTVLIAGLVYRLIRYRRKAVAASKGLPSDFRTIWAVGSLIHYLLPLNRTVKSSPWSTAAGFALHIPLFVVAFFLSAHVVMLEQSWGVSWPTIPDVWADVLTIIALVALTFLAAKRLVHPALRGLTEPKDLLILLLVALPLATGLAAHQQWGDYSLMLTLHVLSANILLMLIPFTKLSHMALFFVSRAATGSDFGKRRVGAW; from the coding sequence GTGATTTATGTCGTCTACAATTTTGCCGCGGGACCGATGGTCTGGCTGGCGTTTACGGTACTTATCGCGGGGCTGGTCTATCGTCTGATCAGATATCGCCGCAAGGCCGTCGCCGCGAGCAAAGGCCTGCCTTCGGATTTTCGAACAATCTGGGCCGTGGGATCATTGATACATTATCTCTTGCCGTTGAACCGGACGGTTAAAAGCAGCCCCTGGTCCACGGCGGCCGGGTTTGCACTGCATATCCCCCTGTTCGTGGTGGCCTTTTTTCTCTCGGCCCACGTGGTCATGCTGGAGCAAAGTTGGGGCGTTTCCTGGCCGACGATTCCCGATGTCTGGGCCGATGTACTGACCATCATCGCCCTGGTCGCCTTGACATTCCTGGCCGCGAAACGGTTGGTTCATCCGGCGTTGCGTGGGCTGACGGAACCCAAGGATCTGCTGATCCTGTTGTTGGTCGCTCTGCCCCTGGCTACCGGGCTGGCCGCGCACCAGCAGTGGGGCGATTATTCGCTGATGCTGACCTTGCATGTGCTCAGCGCCAATATTCTTCTGATGCTCATCCCGTTCACCAAGCTTTCGCACATGGCGCTCTTCTTTGTCTCCCGCGCGGCCACGGGCAGCGATTTCGGCAAACGTCGGGTGGGGGCATGGTGA
- a CDS encoding (Fe-S)-binding protein, whose protein sequence is MTIDSRALSQVLADKAGARLEMWLAICSRCGMCAEGCHYYASNPKPEHIPAYRIKPLLNLYKKRGRVDAAVLETLRDVCYGTCTLCQRCTMYCPHGIGIASLVHAARGVAVAMGLTPPGLAKGLENALEFGNNLGVTEADFLETVEWQLEELQEEMPGAQAPMDKEGADYLLTFHPRDIKFYPQNLFNYLKLYNAAGIDFTLSSKAWDSTNLGLFAGDTVKASRLAANVADTAEKLKAKAVITAEUGHSMKALGFEAPYWLGRKFSFEAIPPIKVWAECLHAGTLKLKSGFHEAPVTFQDSCNFIRNAGMFQQSRDLMSVVAMDFREMHPHGNATYCCGNGGGQGLMPEYKQAKIAALKAKADCIRATGAKMVVVACHNCEDGIHETCKNYELDAKVELFSAFLAEAVVLPEAV, encoded by the coding sequence ATGACCATCGATTCCCGGGCACTTTCCCAGGTCCTGGCCGACAAGGCCGGGGCGCGGCTGGAAATGTGGCTTGCCATCTGTTCCCGGTGCGGGATGTGCGCGGAAGGGTGTCATTACTATGCATCCAACCCCAAGCCGGAACATATTCCGGCCTACCGGATCAAGCCGCTGCTGAACCTGTACAAGAAGCGCGGCCGAGTGGACGCCGCGGTGCTCGAAACGTTGCGCGACGTCTGCTACGGCACCTGCACCCTGTGCCAGCGCTGCACCATGTACTGCCCGCACGGTATCGGCATCGCCTCCCTGGTCCACGCGGCCCGCGGAGTGGCCGTGGCCATGGGACTGACTCCGCCCGGACTGGCCAAGGGCTTGGAGAATGCCCTGGAGTTCGGCAACAACCTCGGAGTGACCGAGGCAGATTTTCTGGAAACCGTGGAGTGGCAACTGGAGGAACTTCAGGAGGAAATGCCCGGGGCCCAGGCACCCATGGACAAGGAGGGCGCGGACTACCTGCTGACCTTTCATCCGCGGGACATCAAGTTCTATCCGCAAAATCTCTTCAACTATCTCAAGCTCTACAACGCCGCTGGGATCGATTTTACCCTGTCCTCCAAGGCCTGGGATTCCACCAATCTCGGGCTTTTCGCCGGAGACACGGTCAAGGCCTCTAGGCTGGCGGCCAATGTGGCGGACACGGCTGAAAAACTCAAGGCCAAGGCGGTGATCACCGCGGAGTGAGGGCACTCCATGAAGGCCCTCGGGTTCGAGGCGCCATACTGGTTGGGCAGGAAATTTTCCTTCGAGGCCATACCGCCGATCAAGGTCTGGGCGGAGTGTCTGCATGCCGGAACACTCAAGCTGAAGTCCGGTTTTCATGAAGCTCCGGTCACGTTTCAGGATTCCTGCAACTTCATTCGTAATGCGGGTATGTTTCAGCAATCCAGGGATTTGATGTCCGTTGTGGCCATGGACTTTCGGGAAATGCATCCCCACGGCAACGCGACGTACTGTTGCGGCAACGGCGGCGGCCAGGGCCTGATGCCGGAATACAAGCAGGCCAAGATTGCCGCCCTTAAAGCCAAGGCCGACTGCATTCGGGCCACGGGTGCGAAGATGGTCGTGGTAGCCTGCCACAACTGTGAGGACGGGATTCACGAAACCTGCAAAAACTATGAGTTGGACGCCAAGGTCGAATTGTTCAGCGCCTTTTTGGCCGAGGCAGTGGTTTTGCCCGAGGCGGTTTGA
- a CDS encoding NAD(P)/FAD-dependent oxidoreductase, translated as MKKLLILGSGSGGTMVATKMREKLPEKEWEITVIDRDWEHHYQAGWLFVPFGVYTLEDCVKPKADFIPKGVKLVMDSIESIDPAKKVVTCKNGKYTYDWVVVATGCRICPEEVEGMMDDWGGNIHNFYTPNGAVALFKKWKNMKEGRIVHHIAEMPIKCPVAPLEFVYLADWFFTINGVRQNIEIELVTPLTGAFTKPVAAKVLGKVCEDKNIKVTPNFVIDSVNVGKKTLESVSGEEAPYDLLVAIPPNFGQQVIIDSGMGDAMGYVDTDKHTLKAKNFENMYVIGDATNVPTSKAGSVAHYQSDIVVDNLVREIEGEEPRPEFDGHSTCFIVSGYEQAYLIDFNYEVEPLPGKYPFPGIGPFSLLGESHMNYWGKMMFKWVYFDMMLKGSELPLEPQMFMAGKMRHLAKA; from the coding sequence ATGAAAAAATTGCTCATTCTTGGTTCCGGTTCCGGTGGAACCATGGTTGCCACGAAGATGCGCGAAAAGCTTCCGGAAAAGGAGTGGGAGATCACGGTCATCGACCGCGACTGGGAACACCACTACCAGGCCGGATGGCTCTTCGTCCCCTTCGGCGTCTACACCCTGGAAGACTGCGTCAAGCCCAAGGCCGACTTCATTCCCAAAGGCGTCAAGCTGGTTATGGATTCCATCGAGTCCATCGACCCGGCAAAAAAAGTCGTCACGTGCAAGAACGGCAAGTACACCTATGACTGGGTGGTCGTGGCTACGGGGTGTCGCATCTGCCCGGAAGAAGTGGAAGGCATGATGGACGACTGGGGCGGCAACATTCACAACTTCTACACGCCCAACGGTGCCGTGGCGTTGTTCAAGAAGTGGAAGAACATGAAAGAGGGGCGCATCGTTCACCACATCGCGGAAATGCCCATCAAGTGCCCTGTGGCCCCGTTGGAATTCGTCTATCTCGCGGACTGGTTCTTCACCATCAACGGCGTGCGCCAGAATATCGAAATCGAACTGGTCACCCCGCTCACCGGTGCCTTTACCAAGCCCGTGGCCGCCAAGGTTCTGGGCAAGGTCTGCGAGGACAAGAATATCAAGGTCACTCCGAACTTCGTCATCGACAGCGTCAACGTGGGCAAAAAGACCCTGGAGTCCGTTTCCGGCGAGGAAGCGCCCTACGACCTGCTGGTGGCCATTCCTCCTAACTTCGGCCAGCAGGTGATCATCGATTCCGGAATGGGCGACGCCATGGGCTACGTGGATACGGACAAACATACCCTGAAGGCCAAGAACTTCGAAAACATGTACGTCATCGGCGACGCCACCAACGTGCCCACTTCCAAGGCCGGCAGCGTGGCCCATTACCAGTCCGACATCGTGGTGGACAACCTGGTCCGGGAAATCGAAGGCGAAGAGCCCCGGCCCGAATTTGACGGCCACTCCACCTGCTTCATCGTCTCCGGGTACGAGCAGGCCTACCTGATCGACTTCAACTACGAGGTCGAGCCGCTTCCGGGCAAGTACCCCTTCCCCGGGATTGGCCCCTTCTCCCTGCTCGGCGAGTCGCACATGAACTATTGGGGCAAGATGATGTTCAAGTGGGTCTATTTCGACATGATGCTCAAGGGCAGCGAACTGCCTCTGGAACCGCAGATGTTCATGGCCGGAAAAATGCGTCACTTGGCCAAAGCCTAA
- a CDS encoding DUF1641 domain-containing protein produces MSKEDLILKRLDEIEAKVALVHERAVAAQNLRRELQPVMNDAFKLMLHELGDVETGFQLEDSFELLKTMMRNVKNITYTIKQLENVIDLWHTSEPLLKSTVPKAIAYLDDLEQKGVFRTYQAMLSLRAKVAQEYGPEQIEQMGDAFVFLIGMLNKLSDPKVREMIEKASDAFTSMDLREVEPCGMFGMMKAMSSPEAKQGLGVMVEMTKTLGKLK; encoded by the coding sequence ATGTCCAAAGAAGACCTCATCCTCAAACGGCTCGACGAGATCGAGGCCAAGGTCGCGCTGGTGCACGAACGCGCCGTGGCCGCGCAGAATCTCAGGCGGGAACTCCAACCGGTCATGAACGACGCCTTCAAGCTGATGCTCCATGAGCTGGGCGACGTGGAGACCGGATTTCAGCTGGAGGACTCGTTCGAACTGCTCAAGACCATGATGCGTAACGTCAAGAATATCACCTATACAATCAAACAGCTGGAGAACGTCATCGACCTCTGGCACACCTCCGAGCCCTTGCTCAAATCCACGGTCCCCAAGGCCATCGCCTACCTCGACGACCTGGAACAGAAGGGCGTCTTCCGCACCTACCAGGCCATGCTCTCCCTGCGCGCCAAGGTGGCCCAGGAATATGGTCCGGAGCAAATCGAGCAAATGGGCGATGCCTTCGTATTCCTGATCGGCATGCTCAACAAACTCTCGGATCCCAAGGTTCGGGAGATGATCGAAAAGGCCTCCGACGCGTTCACCTCCATGGACCTGAGAGAAGTCGAGCCCTGTGGGATGTTCGGCATGATGAAGGCCATGTCCAGTCCGGAAGCCAAACAAGGCCTGGGCGTGATGGTCGAAATGACTAAGACCCTCGGCAAGCTGAAATAG